A portion of the Streptomyces coeruleoprunus genome contains these proteins:
- a CDS encoding helix-turn-helix domain-containing protein: MTTAGEHPLITAVKPLVDAMGGRMLVPEQAEPDDVVLAWEGEDVLAVRLPQLADSLDHILAALERRHGMPLAELDRKSKQEIVRALEARGAFSVRHGVETVAGALGVSRFTVYNYLNRENAAKGK, from the coding sequence ATGACCACAGCAGGCGAGCACCCGCTGATCACCGCGGTGAAACCGCTGGTCGACGCGATGGGCGGGCGGATGCTCGTACCCGAGCAGGCCGAACCCGACGACGTGGTGCTCGCCTGGGAGGGCGAGGACGTCCTCGCGGTCCGCCTGCCGCAGCTCGCCGACTCCCTGGACCACATCCTGGCGGCCCTGGAACGGCGGCACGGCATGCCGCTCGCCGAGCTGGACCGCAAGTCCAAGCAGGAGATCGTCCGCGCCCTGGAGGCCCGCGGCGCCTTCTCCGTACGGCATGGGGTCGAGACTGTGGCCGGCGCCCTCGGTGTCAGCCGCTTCACCGTGTACAACTACCTGAACAGGGAAAACGCCGCGAAGGGGAAGTGA
- a CDS encoding GNAT family N-acetyltransferase has translation MRIRPARPEDVPRLQDIERAAGEPFRALGMDAVADDDPPDREVLEGYLRAGRAWVTDGDGARTRGGPPMAYLIWDDVDGAAHVEQVSVHPDAARRGLGRALIGHLADRAAARGVPALTLTTFRDVPWNAPYYARLGFRPLREAELTEGLRAIRHAEASHGLDRWPRLCMRRELDLRAG, from the coding sequence GTGCGCATCCGCCCCGCCCGTCCGGAGGACGTGCCGCGCCTCCAGGACATCGAGCGCGCCGCCGGTGAGCCCTTCCGGGCGCTCGGCATGGACGCCGTCGCCGACGACGACCCGCCGGACCGCGAGGTCCTGGAGGGCTATCTGCGCGCCGGCCGCGCCTGGGTCACCGACGGGGACGGCGCAAGGACCCGGGGCGGGCCGCCCATGGCGTACCTGATCTGGGACGACGTCGACGGCGCGGCCCATGTCGAGCAGGTCTCCGTCCACCCGGACGCCGCCCGCCGCGGCCTCGGCCGCGCCCTGATCGGGCACCTGGCGGACCGGGCCGCGGCCCGCGGCGTACCGGCCCTGACCCTGACGACGTTCCGGGACGTGCCGTGGAACGCCCCGTACTACGCACGCCTCGGCTTCCGCCCCCTGAGGGAGGCGGAACTCACCGAGGGGCTGCGCGCCATCCGGCACGCGGAGGCGTCCCACGGCCTGGACCGCTGGCCGCGCCTGTGCATGCGGCGAGAGCTGGACCTCCGGGCCGGGTGA
- a CDS encoding TIM barrel protein — MARFSEDAGKAQRFDVNLSILFTELPLLERPAAAAAAGFTAVELWWPWIETPTPEQSELDALKKALDDAGTQLVGLNFYAGQLPGPDRGALSVPGEESDRFRANIDVAADFAASVGCKALNALYGNRVDGVDPAAQDELALENLVLAARAADRIGAILLVEALNKPESPLYPLVSAPAAVEVVDKVNEATGLGNAKFLLDLYHLSMNGEDLEAVIDAYAAKTGHVQIADNPGRGAPGTGDLDLSGLLTRLRDRGYEGWVGLEYKAGDRPSADSFDWLPRELRAAN; from the coding sequence ATGGCCCGCTTTTCAGAAGACGCAGGCAAGGCCCAGCGCTTCGATGTGAACCTGTCGATCCTCTTCACCGAGCTCCCGCTGCTGGAGCGCCCCGCGGCCGCCGCCGCGGCGGGCTTCACCGCGGTCGAGCTGTGGTGGCCCTGGATCGAGACGCCCACGCCCGAGCAGAGCGAGCTCGACGCCCTGAAGAAGGCGCTGGACGACGCCGGCACCCAGCTGGTGGGGCTGAACTTCTACGCCGGGCAGCTCCCCGGCCCGGATCGTGGCGCCCTCTCCGTACCGGGTGAGGAGTCGGACCGCTTCCGCGCCAACATCGACGTGGCCGCCGACTTCGCCGCCTCGGTCGGCTGCAAGGCGCTCAACGCGCTCTACGGCAACCGCGTCGACGGCGTGGACCCGGCCGCGCAGGACGAACTCGCCCTGGAGAACCTGGTCCTGGCGGCCCGCGCCGCCGACCGGATCGGTGCGATCCTGCTGGTCGAGGCCCTCAACAAGCCCGAGTCGCCGCTCTACCCACTGGTGAGCGCCCCGGCCGCGGTCGAGGTCGTCGACAAGGTGAACGAGGCCACGGGACTCGGCAACGCCAAGTTCCTCCTCGACCTCTACCACCTGTCGATGAACGGCGAGGACCTGGAGGCCGTGATCGACGCGTACGCCGCGAAGACCGGCCACGTCCAGATCGCCGACAACCCGGGCCGTGGCGCGCCGGGCACCGGCGACCTCGACCTCTCCGGTCTGCTCACCCGCCTGCGCGACCGCGGTTACGAGGGCTGGGTCGGCCTGGAGTACAAGGCCGGCGACCGCCCGAGCGCCGACAGCTTCGACTGGCTGCCGCGGGAACTGCGCGCCGCCAACTGA
- a CDS encoding AMP-binding protein, producing MTTTTTLSYAHGTGGTPLLGDTIGANLARAVARFPDREALVDVPSGRRWTYAEFGAAVDELARALLASGVERGDRVGIWAVNCPEWVLVQYATARIGAIMVNINPAYRAHELAYVLNQAGVSLLVASPAHKTSDYRALVEQVRGECPRLRETFYIGDASWEELVARAAPADRTAELTAREQSLSCDDPVNIQYTSGTTGFPKGATLSHHNILNNGYFVGEMIAYTEQDRICLPVPFYHCFGMVMGNLAATSHGACIVIPAPSFDPAATLQAVQQERCTSLYGVPTMFIAELNLPGFATYDLSSLRTGIMAGSPCPVEVMKRVVAEMNMAEVSICYGMTETSPVSTQTRRDDDLERRTGTVGRVMPHVEIKVVDPVSGVTLPRGEAGELCTRGYSVMLGYWNEPEKTAEAVDAGRWMHTGDLAVMREDGYAQIVGRIKDMIIRGGENVYPREIEEFLYGHPKIADVQVVGVPDEKYGEEILACVIPRDAADPPTYEEITAHCRDRLAHYKIPRRLEILDAFPMTVSGKVRKVELRERYGTARG from the coding sequence GTGACCACCACGACGACGCTCTCCTACGCCCACGGCACCGGAGGGACGCCGCTGCTCGGCGACACCATCGGTGCCAACCTGGCGCGGGCGGTGGCCCGTTTCCCCGACCGCGAGGCGCTGGTGGACGTGCCGTCAGGGCGGCGCTGGACGTACGCGGAGTTCGGCGCGGCCGTCGACGAGCTGGCGCGGGCGCTGCTGGCGTCGGGCGTGGAGCGGGGCGACCGGGTCGGGATCTGGGCCGTGAACTGCCCGGAGTGGGTGCTCGTGCAGTACGCCACCGCCCGGATCGGGGCGATCATGGTGAACATCAACCCCGCCTACCGGGCCCACGAGCTGGCGTACGTCCTCAACCAGGCCGGCGTCTCGCTCCTCGTCGCCTCGCCGGCGCACAAGACGAGCGACTACCGGGCGCTGGTGGAGCAGGTGCGGGGCGAGTGCCCGCGGCTGCGCGAGACCTTCTACATCGGCGACGCGAGCTGGGAGGAGCTCGTCGCCCGCGCCGCGCCGGCGGACCGGACCGCCGAACTGACAGCCCGGGAGCAGTCGTTGTCCTGCGACGACCCGGTCAACATCCAGTACACCTCCGGCACGACCGGCTTCCCCAAGGGCGCCACCCTCTCCCACCACAACATCCTCAACAACGGCTATTTCGTGGGGGAGATGATCGCCTACACCGAGCAGGACCGGATCTGTCTGCCGGTGCCCTTCTACCACTGCTTCGGCATGGTCATGGGGAACCTCGCCGCCACCTCGCACGGCGCGTGCATCGTCATCCCGGCGCCCTCCTTCGACCCGGCGGCCACGCTCCAGGCCGTCCAGCAGGAGCGCTGCACGTCCCTCTACGGGGTGCCCACGATGTTCATCGCCGAGCTGAACCTGCCCGGCTTCGCCACGTACGACCTGTCCTCCCTCCGTACCGGGATCATGGCCGGATCCCCTTGCCCCGTGGAGGTCATGAAGCGCGTCGTGGCCGAGATGAACATGGCGGAGGTGTCCATCTGCTACGGCATGACCGAGACGTCGCCGGTCTCCACGCAGACGCGCCGCGACGACGACCTGGAGCGCCGTACGGGCACGGTCGGCCGGGTCATGCCGCACGTCGAGATCAAGGTGGTCGACCCGGTCAGCGGCGTCACGCTGCCGCGCGGCGAGGCGGGCGAGCTGTGCACCCGCGGCTACAGCGTGATGCTCGGCTACTGGAACGAGCCGGAGAAGACCGCCGAGGCCGTCGACGCGGGCCGCTGGATGCACACCGGTGACCTGGCGGTGATGCGCGAGGACGGGTACGCGCAGATCGTCGGCCGGATCAAGGACATGATCATCAGGGGCGGCGAGAACGTCTACCCGAGGGAGATCGAGGAGTTCCTGTACGGCCATCCGAAGATCGCCGATGTGCAGGTGGTCGGCGTGCCGGACGAGAAGTACGGCGAGGAGATCCTGGCGTGCGTGATCCCGCGCGACGCGGCGGACCCGCCGACGTACGAGGAGATCACCGCCCACTGCCGGGACCGGCTCGCCCACTACAAGATCCCGCGCAGGCTGGAGATCCTGGACGCCTTCCCGATGACGGTGAGCGGCAAGGTGCGGAAGGTCGAGCTGCGGGAGCGGTACGGAACGGCTCGAGGCTGA
- the pucL gene encoding factor-independent urate hydroxylase, which produces MPTILGQNQYGKAENRVVKITRDGATHHIKDLNVSVALSGDMDEVHYSGSNANVLPTDTTKNTVYAFAKEYGIESAEQFGIHLARHFVTSQEPIHQARIRIEEYAWERIATSDANSKFIGADEVKHSFVRKGQETRVTEITYDGDKWQVISGLKDLVVMNSTNSEFWGYVKDKYTTLQEAYDRILATQVSGRWRFNWTDDEQRMPNWEKSYEQVRKHMLQAFAETYSLSLQQTLYQMGARIINNRSEIDEVRFSLPNKHHFLVDLEPFGLKNDNEVYFAADRPYGLIEATILRDGAEAHIPVDMTNL; this is translated from the coding sequence ATGCCCACGATTCTCGGCCAGAACCAGTACGGCAAAGCAGAGAACCGCGTCGTAAAGATCACGCGGGACGGCGCAACGCACCACATCAAGGACCTCAACGTCTCCGTCGCCCTCTCCGGCGACATGGACGAGGTCCACTACTCCGGCTCGAACGCCAACGTCCTGCCGACCGACACCACCAAGAACACGGTGTACGCGTTCGCCAAGGAGTACGGCATCGAGTCCGCCGAGCAGTTCGGCATCCACCTCGCCCGGCACTTCGTGACCAGCCAGGAGCCCATCCACCAGGCCCGCATCCGGATCGAGGAGTACGCCTGGGAGCGCATCGCCACGTCCGACGCCAACTCGAAGTTCATCGGCGCCGACGAGGTCAAGCACTCCTTCGTCCGCAAGGGCCAGGAGACCCGCGTCACCGAGATCACCTACGACGGTGACAAGTGGCAGGTCATCTCCGGCCTCAAGGACCTCGTCGTCATGAACTCCACCAACTCGGAGTTCTGGGGGTACGTGAAGGACAAGTACACGACCCTCCAGGAGGCCTACGACCGCATCCTGGCCACCCAGGTGTCCGGTCGCTGGCGGTTCAACTGGACCGACGACGAGCAGCGCATGCCGAACTGGGAGAAGTCCTACGAGCAGGTCAGGAAGCACATGCTCCAGGCCTTCGCCGAGACCTACTCCCTGTCGCTCCAGCAGACGCTGTACCAGATGGGCGCGCGGATCATCAACAACCGCTCCGAGATCGACGAAGTCCGTTTCTCGCTCCCGAACAAGCACCACTTCCTGGTGGACCTGGAGCCGTTCGGGCTCAAGAACGACAACGAGGTCTACTTCGCGGCCGACCGCCCCTACGGCCTCATCGAGGCCACCATCCTGCGGGACGGCGCGGAGGCCCACATCCCGGTCGACATGACCAACCTCTGA
- the uraD gene encoding 2-oxo-4-hydroxy-4-carboxy-5-ureidoimidazoline decarboxylase encodes MTSTSTPGLARFNTSADSDALAALHEVCASSAWGSKLLAQRPYASAEELFRASDAAMAELTAEDLAEAMAGHPPIGRPKPGDPTSAREQSGMAGASEALKAEMLELNLAYQEKFGHVFLICATGRTGEQMRDAVRERIGHTPEEEREIVRAELGKINRIRLTRLVEEDRA; translated from the coding sequence GTGACTTCGACCTCGACACCGGGCCTCGCCCGGTTCAACACCTCCGCGGACAGCGACGCGCTCGCCGCCCTGCACGAGGTCTGCGCCAGTTCGGCGTGGGGGAGCAAACTGCTCGCCCAGCGCCCCTACGCCTCCGCCGAGGAACTCTTCCGCGCCAGCGACGCCGCCATGGCCGAGCTGACCGCCGAGGACCTGGCCGAGGCGATGGCGGGGCACCCGCCGATCGGCCGCCCGAAGCCCGGGGACCCCACGTCCGCCCGCGAACAGAGCGGGATGGCCGGCGCCTCCGAGGCGCTCAAGGCCGAGATGCTCGAACTGAACCTGGCGTACCAGGAGAAGTTCGGCCATGTCTTCCTGATCTGCGCCACCGGCCGTACCGGCGAGCAGATGCGCGACGCGGTCCGGGAACGGATCGGCCACACGCCCGAGGAGGAGCGGGAGATCGTCCGCGCCGAACTGGGCAAGATCAACCGCATCCGGCTGACCCGTCTCGTGGAGGAAGACCGCGCATGA
- a CDS encoding 2-hydroxy-3-oxopropionate reductase: MSTAPAASSQPTLPTIAWIGLGIMGSPMSENLLKAGYSVTGFTLEQEKLDRLAKAGGTAAGSIAEAVRDADVVITMVPASPQVEAIAYGPDGILENVKEGALLIDMSSITPQTSIDLAKNAREKGIRVLDAPVSGGEAGAIEAVLSIMVGGEQADFDAALPILQALGKTIVLCGPHGSGQTVKAANQLIVAVNIQACAEAVVFLEKSGVDLKAALDVLNGGLAGSTVLTRKKDNFLNRDFAPGFRIDLHHKDMGIVTDAARNVGAALPVGAVVAQLVASLRAQGDGGLDHSALLRAVERLSGAQL, translated from the coding sequence ATGAGCACCGCCCCCGCCGCTTCCTCCCAGCCGACCCTCCCGACGATTGCCTGGATCGGTCTCGGCATCATGGGCTCCCCCATGTCCGAGAACCTGCTCAAGGCCGGCTACTCGGTCACCGGCTTCACGCTGGAGCAGGAGAAGCTGGACCGGCTCGCCAAGGCCGGCGGCACCGCCGCCGGGTCGATCGCCGAGGCGGTCCGCGACGCGGACGTCGTCATCACGATGGTGCCCGCGTCGCCGCAGGTCGAGGCCATCGCCTACGGCCCCGACGGCATCCTGGAGAACGTCAAGGAGGGCGCGCTGCTGATCGACATGTCGTCGATCACGCCGCAGACCTCGATCGACCTGGCGAAGAACGCCCGGGAGAAGGGCATCCGGGTGCTCGACGCCCCGGTGTCCGGTGGTGAGGCCGGTGCCATCGAGGCCGTGCTGTCCATCATGGTGGGCGGCGAGCAGGCCGACTTCGACGCCGCGCTGCCGATCCTCCAGGCGCTGGGCAAGACCATCGTCCTGTGCGGCCCGCACGGCTCCGGCCAGACGGTGAAGGCCGCCAACCAGCTGATCGTGGCGGTCAACATCCAGGCGTGCGCCGAGGCCGTGGTCTTCCTGGAGAAGTCCGGCGTGGACCTCAAGGCGGCCCTGGACGTCCTCAACGGCGGACTGGCCGGCTCCACGGTCCTGACGCGCAAGAAGGACAACTTCCTCAACCGCGACTTCGCCCCGGGCTTCCGGATCGACCTGCACCACAAGGACATGGGCATCGTGACCGACGCCGCCCGCAACGTCGGCGCCGCCCTGCCGGTCGGCGCCGTGGTCGCCCAGCTGGTCGCCTCGCTGCGCGCCCAGGGCGACGGCGGCCTGGACCACTCGGCCCTGCTGCGTGCGGTGGAGCGCCTGTCGGGCGCCCAGCTCTGA
- the uraH gene encoding hydroxyisourate hydrolase, with the protein MSTHTTASVSTHILDTSIGRPAEGVAISLAARSGRDAEWVALGGSATDADGRCKDLPALPEGTTHVRLDFETEAYFVKKQAEAQQDAPATRDSGVFFPEVAITFAVVPGEHYHVPLLLNPFGYSVYRGS; encoded by the coding sequence ATGAGCACGCACACCACCGCCTCGGTGTCCACGCACATCCTGGACACCAGCATCGGACGCCCCGCCGAGGGCGTCGCCATCTCCCTCGCGGCCCGCAGCGGCCGGGACGCGGAGTGGGTGGCCCTCGGCGGCTCCGCGACCGACGCGGACGGGCGGTGCAAGGACCTCCCGGCCCTGCCGGAAGGGACGACCCACGTACGCCTCGACTTCGAGACCGAGGCGTACTTCGTCAAGAAGCAAGCCGAGGCACAGCAGGACGCCCCCGCGACACGGGACAGCGGCGTGTTCTTCCCCGAGGTGGCGATCACCTTCGCCGTCGTACCGGGCGAGCACTACCACGTACCGCTGCTGCTCAACCCGTTCGGCTACTCCGTTTACCGAGGGAGCTAG
- the gcl gene encoding glyoxylate carboligase encodes MPRMTAARAAVEILKREGVTNAFGVPGAAINPFYKALKEGGGIDHTLARHVEGASHMAEGYTRTNPGNIGVCIGTSGPAGTDMITGLYSAIGDSIPILCITGQAPTHVIHKEDFQAVDIASIAAPVTKAATTVLEAAQVPGVFQQAFHLMRSGRPGPVLIDLPIDVQLTEIDFDPETYEPLPVYKPAATRAQIEKAISFLLDSERPLIVAGGGVIGADASDLLVEFAEITGTPVIPTLMGWGTIPDDHELNAGMVGVQTSHRYGNATFLESDFVLGIGNRWANRHTGYKLDVYTKGRKFVHVDIEPTQIGKIFAPDYGITSDAKAALELFVEVARELKAEGRLPDRSAWIASAQERKATLQRRTHFDNVPMKPQRVYEEMNKAFGPETRYVTTIGLSQIAGAQMLHVYKPRHWINCGQAGPLGWTIPAALGVAKADPEAQVVALSGDYDFQFMIEELAVGAQHRIPYVHVLVNNSYLGLIRQAQAGLDINFQVNLEFENINSPEIGVYGVDHVKVAEGLGCKAIRVTEPDQLLPAFEEAKKLAAEHRVPVLVEAILERITNISMSRTMDISDITEWEELATEPGHAPTAIRPLA; translated from the coding sequence ATGCCTCGAATGACCGCCGCCCGAGCGGCAGTTGAGATCCTCAAGCGCGAAGGCGTCACCAACGCGTTCGGTGTGCCGGGCGCGGCGATCAACCCCTTCTACAAGGCCCTCAAAGAGGGCGGCGGCATCGACCACACCCTCGCCCGCCATGTCGAGGGCGCCTCGCACATGGCCGAGGGTTACACCCGCACGAACCCCGGCAACATCGGTGTCTGCATCGGTACGTCGGGCCCGGCCGGCACCGACATGATCACCGGCCTGTACTCGGCCATCGGTGACTCGATTCCGATCCTCTGCATCACCGGCCAGGCGCCGACCCACGTGATCCACAAGGAGGACTTCCAGGCCGTCGACATCGCGTCGATCGCCGCGCCGGTCACCAAGGCCGCCACGACGGTCCTGGAGGCCGCGCAGGTCCCCGGCGTCTTCCAGCAGGCCTTCCACCTGATGCGCTCGGGACGCCCCGGCCCGGTCCTCATCGACCTGCCGATCGACGTCCAGCTGACCGAGATCGACTTCGACCCGGAGACGTACGAGCCGCTGCCCGTCTACAAGCCGGCCGCGACCCGTGCCCAGATCGAGAAGGCGATCTCCTTCCTCCTCGACTCCGAGCGCCCGCTGATCGTCGCCGGCGGCGGTGTCATCGGCGCCGACGCCTCCGACCTGCTGGTCGAGTTCGCCGAGATCACCGGCACCCCGGTCATCCCCACCCTGATGGGCTGGGGCACCATCCCGGACGACCACGAGCTGAACGCCGGCATGGTCGGCGTCCAGACCTCGCACCGCTACGGCAACGCGACGTTCCTGGAGTCCGACTTCGTCCTCGGCATCGGCAACCGGTGGGCCAACCGCCACACCGGCTACAAGCTGGACGTCTACACCAAGGGCCGGAAGTTCGTCCACGTCGACATCGAGCCCACGCAGATCGGCAAGATCTTCGCCCCCGACTACGGCATCACCTCGGACGCCAAGGCGGCCCTGGAGCTGTTCGTCGAGGTGGCGCGCGAGCTGAAGGCCGAGGGCCGGCTGCCCGACCGCTCCGCGTGGATCGCCTCCGCGCAGGAGCGCAAGGCGACCCTCCAGCGCCGTACGCACTTCGACAACGTGCCGATGAAGCCGCAGCGCGTGTACGAGGAGATGAACAAGGCGTTCGGCCCGGAGACGCGCTACGTCACCACCATCGGCCTCTCCCAGATCGCCGGCGCGCAGATGCTGCACGTCTACAAGCCGCGCCACTGGATCAACTGCGGCCAGGCCGGCCCGCTCGGCTGGACCATCCCGGCCGCGCTGGGCGTCGCCAAGGCCGACCCGGAGGCCCAGGTCGTCGCGCTGTCCGGCGACTACGACTTCCAGTTCATGATCGAGGAGCTGGCGGTCGGCGCGCAGCACCGCATCCCGTACGTCCACGTCCTCGTGAACAACTCCTACCTGGGCCTGATCCGCCAGGCGCAGGCCGGCCTGGACATCAACTTCCAGGTCAACCTGGAGTTCGAGAACATCAACTCGCCCGAGATCGGCGTCTACGGCGTCGACCACGTCAAGGTCGCCGAGGGCCTGGGCTGCAAGGCCATCCGGGTCACCGAGCCCGACCAGCTGCTGCCCGCCTTCGAGGAGGCCAAGAAGCTGGCCGCCGAGCACCGGGTGCCGGTCCTCGTCGAGGCGATCCTGGAGCGGATCACCAATATCTCGATGAGCCGGACCATGGACATCAGCGACATCACGGAGTGGGAGGAGCTCGCCACCGAGCCCGGCCACGCCCCGACGGCCATCCGCCCGCTCGCCTGA
- a CDS encoding catalase encodes MAQRVLTTESGAPVADNQNSATAGVGGPLLIQDQHLIEKLARFNRERIPERVVHARGSGAYGYFEVTDDVTAYTKADFLAEVGKRTELFIRFSTVADSLGGADAVRDPRGFAVKFYTEEGNYDLVGNNTPVFFIKDPIKFPDFIHSQKRDPFTGKQEPDNVWDFWAHAPEATHQITWLFGDRGIPASYRHMNGYGSHTYQWTNAKGEAFFVKYHFKTNQGIRCLSSEQAAEVVGSDATSHQTDLLQAIERGVNPSWTLYVQIMPAAEAADYRFNPFDLTKVWPHADYPLQRVGRMVLDRNPDNVFAEVEQAAFSPNNFVPGIGPSPDKMLQGRLFAYADAHRYRLGVNHTQLPVNAPKATVADNYGRDGFMATRNGSRHDKNYEPNSYAGPSQTDQALSAALAVSGWTGTHAAPTHVKDDDFFQAGELYRLMSEEEKGRLVANIAGSLSQVSREDVIEKNLAHFHAADADYGKRVEEAVRALRED; translated from the coding sequence ATGGCACAGCGCGTGCTTACGACCGAGTCCGGCGCCCCGGTCGCCGACAACCAGAACTCCGCCACCGCCGGCGTCGGTGGCCCGCTCCTGATCCAGGACCAGCACCTGATCGAGAAGCTGGCCCGGTTCAACCGCGAGCGCATCCCGGAGCGCGTGGTCCACGCGCGCGGTTCCGGCGCGTACGGCTACTTCGAGGTGACGGACGACGTCACGGCCTACACCAAGGCCGACTTCCTCGCCGAGGTCGGCAAGCGGACCGAGCTGTTCATCCGCTTCTCCACGGTGGCCGACTCGCTCGGCGGCGCGGACGCGGTCCGTGACCCGCGCGGCTTCGCGGTGAAGTTCTACACCGAGGAGGGCAACTACGACCTCGTCGGCAACAACACCCCGGTGTTCTTCATCAAGGACCCGATCAAGTTCCCCGACTTCATCCACTCGCAGAAGCGCGACCCGTTCACGGGCAAGCAGGAGCCGGACAACGTCTGGGACTTCTGGGCGCACGCCCCGGAGGCCACGCACCAGATCACCTGGCTGTTCGGCGACCGCGGCATCCCGGCGTCGTACCGCCACATGAACGGCTACGGCTCGCACACGTACCAGTGGACGAACGCCAAGGGCGAGGCCTTCTTCGTCAAGTACCACTTCAAGACGAACCAGGGCATCCGCTGCCTGTCCTCCGAGCAGGCCGCCGAGGTCGTCGGCTCCGACGCCACCTCGCACCAGACGGACCTGCTCCAGGCGATCGAGCGGGGCGTGAACCCGTCCTGGACGCTGTACGTGCAGATCATGCCGGCGGCCGAGGCGGCGGACTACCGCTTCAACCCGTTCGACCTCACCAAGGTGTGGCCGCACGCCGACTACCCGCTGCAGCGGGTCGGCCGGATGGTCCTCGACCGCAACCCGGACAACGTCTTCGCCGAGGTCGAGCAGGCCGCGTTCTCCCCGAACAACTTCGTGCCCGGCATCGGCCCGTCCCCGGACAAGATGCTCCAGGGCCGCCTCTTCGCCTACGCGGACGCCCACCGCTACCGCCTCGGCGTCAACCACACGCAGCTGCCGGTGAACGCGCCCAAGGCGACCGTGGCGGACAACTACGGCCGCGACGGCTTCATGGCCACCCGCAACGGCTCGCGCCACGACAAGAACTACGAGCCCAACTCGTACGCCGGCCCGTCGCAGACGGACCAGGCCCTGTCCGCCGCCCTCGCGGTCTCGGGCTGGACCGGCACCCACGCCGCCCCGACGCACGTCAAGGACGACGACTTCTTCCAGGCCGGCGAGCTGTACCGGCTGATGTCGGAGGAGGAGAAGGGCCGGCTCGTCGCGAACATCGCGGGCAGCCTGTCCCAGGTCTCCCGCGAGGACGTCATCGAGAAGAACCTCGCCCACTTCCACGCCGCCGACGCCGACTACGGCAAGCGCGTGGAGGAGGCGGTCCGCGCCCTGCGCGAGGACTGA